The Echeneis naucrates chromosome 23, fEcheNa1.1, whole genome shotgun sequence genome has a segment encoding these proteins:
- the upf2 gene encoding regulator of nonsense transcripts 2 isoform X3, translated as MPAERKCSVNMDEKDVCSFSNKEKEKDRDGERRPARDKVKDEAKMSGKKDGGKEEKRKRLEEEKKKKEEKERKKKEEEKQKAEDEQKKKEEEEKRQQEEQEKKLQEEEAKRQREEEAALLKEKEEGHQLHQEAWERHQCRKELRSKNQNAHEGRPEEAFFSRLDSSLKKNTAFVKKLRTLTEQQRDSLSNDFASLNLSKYIGEAVSSVVEAKLKISDVGCAVHLCSLFHQRYAEFAPLLLQAWKKHFEARKEDKAPNVSKLRTDLRFIAELTIVGLFTDKEGLSLIYEQLKNIIGTDRETHTHVSVVISFCKHCGDDIAGLVPRKVKLAAEKFGLSFPPSEIISTEKQQPFQNLLREYFTSLTKHLKKDHRELQNIERQNRRILHSKGELSEDRHKQYEEFATSYQKLLANTQSLADLLDENMPELPQDKTVQEEHGPGIDIFTPGKPGEYDLEGGIWEDEDARNFYENLVDLKAFVPAILFKDNEKSGQGKEKEDGKEGKDTASTTEELELELEALDITDEPLEMEGADEAENEELAKKLLDEQEQEDEEASTGSHLKLIVDAFIQQLPNCVNRDLIDKAAMDFCMNMNTKSNRRKLVRALFTVPRQRLDLLPFYSRLVATLHPCMSDVAEDLCSMLKGDFRFHIRKKDQINIETKNKTVRFIGELAKFKMFSKTDTLHCLKMLLSDFTHHHIEMACTLLETCGRFLFRSPDSHLRTSVLLEQMMRKKQAQHLDARYVTMVENAYYYCNPPPMEKTVKKKRPPLQEYIRKLLYKDLSKVTTEKVLRQMRKLPWQDPEVKSYLICCMVNIWNVKYNSIHCVANLLAGLVAYQEDVGIHVVDGVLEDIRLGMEVNQPKFNQRRISSAKFLGELYNYRMVESAVIFRTLFSFISFGVNQDGSPSPLDPPEHLFRLRLVCTLLDTCGQYFDRGSSKRKLDCFLIYFQRYIWWKKSIDVWTKDHPFPIDIDYMISDTLELLRPKMRLSCSLEEATKQVNDLEREVLVKLGLAMGKDGRSSAMSEGEGLDEEDDDDDEEGGAETEEQSGNESEMNEQEEDDGSENEEEEREEEEEENTDYLTDSNKENETDEENNEVTIRGGGLKHVACAEDEDFIQALDKMMLENLQQRSGEAVKVHQLDVAIPLQLKSQLKKGGSGQTCIGEGDSDISDTMQFVMLTRKGNKQQFKILNVPLSSHLAANHFNQQQAEQEERMRMKKLTLDINERQEQEDYQEMMQSLAQRPAPANTNRERRPRYQHPKGAPNADLIFKTGGRRR; from the exons ATGCCTGCTGAACGTAAGTGCTCAGTAAACATGGATGAGAAAGACGTTTGCTcctttagcaacaaggaaaaagaaaaggacagagatGGTGAGAGAAGACCAGCTCGCGATAAAGTAAAAGATGAGGCCAAAATGAGCGGTAAAAAAGATGGCGgcaaggaggagaagagaaagcgcctagaggaggaaaagaagaaaaaggaggaaaaggagagaaagaagaaagaggaggaaaaacagaaagcagaagacgaacagaagaagaaagaagaggaggagaagaggcagcaagaagagcaggagaagaaacTGCAAGAGGAGGAGGCCAAAAGACAACGTGAAGAAGAGGCAGCTCTCCTGAA ggaaaaggaggaggggcaTCAGCTGCACCAGGAGGCCTGGGAGCGCCATCAGTGCAGAAAGGAACTCCGCAGCAAGAACCAGAACGCCCACGAGGGTCGGCCTGAAGAGGCCTTCTTCAGCCGACTGGACTCCAGCCTTAAAAAGAACACTGCCTTTGTCAAGAAGCTGCGCACTCTGACCGAACAGCAGCGAGATTCACTCTCCAACGACTTTGCCTCGCTGAACCTCAGCAAGTACATCGGTGAGGCTGTGAGCTCTGTTGTTGAGGCCAAGCTGAAGATCTCTGATGTGGGCTGCGCTGTGCATCTGTGCTCTCTTTTCCACCAGCGATACGCAGAGTTTGCACCGTTACTGTTACAGGCATGGAAGAAGCACTTTGAGGCGAGGAAGGAAGACAAGGCGCCCAATGTGAGCAAGCTGCGCACAGATCTGCGCTTCATTGCAGAGCTCACCATCGTTGGCCTCTTCACAGACAAAGAGGGCCTGTCGCTGATTTATGAACAGCTGAAGAACATTATTGGCACCGACCGggagacacacactcatgtgtCTGTGGTAATCAGCTTCTGTAAGCACTGTGGGGACGACATTGCCGGTCTGGTTCCCCGCAAGGTGAAACTGGCTGCTGAGAAGTTCGGCTTGTCTTTCCCTCCGAGTGAGATCATcagcacagagaaacagcagcctTTCCAGAACCTTCTTCGAGAGTACTTCACATCACTCACCAAACACCTGAAGAAGGACCACCGGGAGCTGCAGAACATTGAGAGGCAGAACAG GCGAATCCTACATTCCAAAGGGGAGCTGAGTGAGGACAGACACAAGCAGTATGAGGAGTTTGCCACTTCCTACCAAAAGCTGCTGGCTAACACTCAGTCACTGGCTGATTTGCTGGATGAAAACATGCCAGAGCTACCTCAGGACAAGACTGTGCAGGAGG AGCACGGTCCTGGCATTGATATTTTCACCCCTGGGAAGCCTGGAGAATATGACCTGGAGGGAGGGATATGGGAAGATGAAGATGCTCGTAACTTCTATGAGAACCTGGTGGACCTGAAGGCCTTCGTCCCTGCCATTCTCTTCAAGGACAACGAGAAGAGCGGCCAGGGCAAAGAGAAGGAAG ATGGGAAAGAGGGGAAGGACACAGCCAGCAccacagaggagctggagctggagctggaggctCTGGACATCACTGATGAACCTCTGGAAATGGAGGGAGCAGAtgaggcagaaaatgaagaacTGGCCAAGAAACTGTTGGATGAGCAAG AACAAGAGGACGAGGAGGCCAGTACAGGGTCCCACTTGAAGCTAATCGTGGACGCATTCATCCAGCAGCTCCCCAACTGCGTCAACAGAGACCTCATAGACAAG GCTGCCATGGACTTCTGCATGAACATGAACACCAAATCCAACAGGAGGAAGCTTGTCCGAGCTCTCTTCACCGTCCCCAGGCAGAG GTTGGACTTGCTGCCCTTCTACTCTCGCTTGGTGGCAACTCTTCATCCCTGCATGTCAGATGTGGCAGAGGACCTCTGCTCCATGCTGAAGGGAGACTTCAGGTTTCAT atTCGGAAGAAGGATCAGATCAACATCgagaccaaaaacaaaacgGTCAGATTCATCGGAGAACTGGCCAAGTTTAAGATGTTCTCGAAAACTGACACGCTGCACTGTCTGAAG ATGCTACTGTCTGACTTCACACATCACCACATAGAGATGGCCTGCACACTGCTGGAGACCTGCGGCCGCTTCCTGTTCAGATCCCCCGATTCCCACCTGCGAACCAGCGTCCTGCTG gagcAAATGATGCGTAAAAAGCAGGCCCAGCATTTGGATGCCCGCTACGTGACGATGGTGGAGAATGCGTACTACTACTGCAACCCTCCACCCATGGAGAAGAcggtgaagaagaagaggccGCCACTGCAGGAGTATATCCGCAAGCTGCTCTACAAGGACCTGTCCAAGGTCACCACTGAGAAAGTGCTTAGGCAGATGCGCAAACTTCCATGGCAGGACCCCGAGGTCAAGAGCTACCTGATCTGCTGCATGGTCAACATCTGGAACGTCAAGTACAACAGCATCCACTGTGTGGCCAACCTGCTGGCCGGCCTGGTGGCCTACCAGGAGGATGTGGGCATCCACGTGGTGGACGGCGTGCTGGAAGACATCCGGCTGGGCATGGAG GTCAACCAGCCCAAGTTCAACCAGCGGCGGATAAGCAGCGCCAAGTTCCTGGGTGAGCTCTACAACTACCGGATGGTGGAGTCGGCCGTCATTTTCCGGAccctcttctccttcatctcctttGGGGTGAATCAGGACGGCAGCCCCAGCCCTCTGGACCCCCCCGAGCACCTTTTCCGCCTCCGTCTGGTCTGCACTTTGCTCGATACCTGTGGCCAGTACTTCGACCGCGGCTCCAGTAAGAGGAAGCTGGACTGTTTCCTCATCTACTTCCAG CGCTACATTTGGTGGAAGAAGAGCATTGATGTCTGGACCAAGGACCACCCATTCCCCATCGACATCGACTACATGATCAGCGACACCCTGGAGCTGCTCAGGCCCAAGATGAGGCTCAGCTGCTCCCTAGAGGAAGCCACCAAACAGGTCAATGACCTGGAGAGGGAAGTGCTCGTCAAGCTCG GTCTGGCCATGGGGAAAGATGGCCGCTCCAGCGCCATGAGTGAGGGGGAGGGGCTCGACGAAGAagacgacgacgatgatgaaGAGGGAGGTGCCGAGACTGAGGAGCAGTCAGGCAATGAAAGCGAAATGAACGAACAGGAAGAGGAT GATGGctcagaaaatgaagaagaagagagggaggaagaggaagaggagaacacCGACTACCTGACTGACTCCAATAAGGAAAACgagacagatgaggaaaatAAT GAGGTGACGATCCGTGGTGGCGGCTTGAAGCACGTGGCGTGTGCTGAGGATGAGGATTTCATTCAGGCTCTGGATAAGATGATGCTGGAGAACCTGCAG CAGCGCAGCGGCGAGGCGGTGAAGGTGCACCAGCTGGACGTGGCCATTCCTCTGCAGCTGAAGAGTCAGCTGAAGAAAGGCGGCTCCGGACAGACCTGCATTGGGGAGGGAGACTCGGACATCTCGGACACCATGCAGTTCGTCATGCTCACTCGAAAGGGCAACAAGCAGCAG
- the upf2 gene encoding regulator of nonsense transcripts 2 isoform X2 yields MTDVCYATVSSMPAERKCSVNMDEKDVCSFSNKEKEKDRDGERRPARDKVKDEAKMSGKKDGGKEEKRKRLEEEKKKKEEKERKKKEEEKQKAEDEQKKKEEEEKRQQEEQEKKLQEEEAKRQREEEAALLKEKEEGHQLHQEAWERHQCRKELRSKNQNAHEGRPEEAFFSRLDSSLKKNTAFVKKLRTLTEQQRDSLSNDFASLNLSKYIGEAVSSVVEAKLKISDVGCAVHLCSLFHQRYAEFAPLLLQAWKKHFEARKEDKAPNVSKLRTDLRFIAELTIVGLFTDKEGLSLIYEQLKNIIGTDRETHTHVSVVISFCKHCGDDIAGLVPRKVKLAAEKFGLSFPPSEIISTEKQQPFQNLLREYFTSLTKHLKKDHRELQNIERQNRRILHSKGELSEDRHKQYEEFATSYQKLLANTQSLADLLDENMPELPQDKTVQEEHGPGIDIFTPGKPGEYDLEGGIWEDEDARNFYENLVDLKAFVPAILFKDNEKSGQGKEKEDGKEGKDTASTTEELELELEALDITDEPLEMEGADEAENEELAKKLLDEQEQEDEEASTGSHLKLIVDAFIQQLPNCVNRDLIDKAAMDFCMNMNTKSNRRKLVRALFTVPRQRLDLLPFYSRLVATLHPCMSDVAEDLCSMLKGDFRFHIRKKDQINIETKNKTVRFIGELAKFKMFSKTDTLHCLKMLLSDFTHHHIEMACTLLETCGRFLFRSPDSHLRTSVLLEQMMRKKQAQHLDARYVTMVENAYYYCNPPPMEKTVKKKRPPLQEYIRKLLYKDLSKVTTEKVLRQMRKLPWQDPEVKSYLICCMVNIWNVKYNSIHCVANLLAGLVAYQEDVGIHVVDGVLEDIRLGMEVNQPKFNQRRISSAKFLGELYNYRMVESAVIFRTLFSFISFGVNQDGSPSPLDPPEHLFRLRLVCTLLDTCGQYFDRGSSKRKLDCFLIYFQRYIWWKKSIDVWTKDHPFPIDIDYMISDTLELLRPKMRLSCSLEEATKQVNDLEREVLVKLGLAMGKDGRSSAMSEGEGLDEEDDDDDEEGGAETEEQSGNESEMNEQEEDDGSENEEEEREEEEEENTDYLTDSNKENETDEENNEVTIRGGGLKHVACAEDEDFIQALDKMMLENLQQRSGEAVKVHQLDVAIPLQLKSQLKKGGSGQTCIGEGDSDISDTMQFVMLTRKGNKQQFKILNVPLSSHLAANHFNQQQAEQEERMRMKKLTLDINERQEQEDYQEMMQSLAQRPAPANTNRERRPRYQHPKGAPNADLIFKTGGRR; encoded by the exons ATGACCGATGTTTGTTATGCTACAGTTAGCAg TATGCCTGCTGAACGTAAGTGCTCAGTAAACATGGATGAGAAAGACGTTTGCTcctttagcaacaaggaaaaagaaaaggacagagatGGTGAGAGAAGACCAGCTCGCGATAAAGTAAAAGATGAGGCCAAAATGAGCGGTAAAAAAGATGGCGgcaaggaggagaagagaaagcgcctagaggaggaaaagaagaaaaaggaggaaaaggagagaaagaagaaagaggaggaaaaacagaaagcagaagacgaacagaagaagaaagaagaggaggagaagaggcagcaagaagagcaggagaagaaacTGCAAGAGGAGGAGGCCAAAAGACAACGTGAAGAAGAGGCAGCTCTCCTGAA ggaaaaggaggaggggcaTCAGCTGCACCAGGAGGCCTGGGAGCGCCATCAGTGCAGAAAGGAACTCCGCAGCAAGAACCAGAACGCCCACGAGGGTCGGCCTGAAGAGGCCTTCTTCAGCCGACTGGACTCCAGCCTTAAAAAGAACACTGCCTTTGTCAAGAAGCTGCGCACTCTGACCGAACAGCAGCGAGATTCACTCTCCAACGACTTTGCCTCGCTGAACCTCAGCAAGTACATCGGTGAGGCTGTGAGCTCTGTTGTTGAGGCCAAGCTGAAGATCTCTGATGTGGGCTGCGCTGTGCATCTGTGCTCTCTTTTCCACCAGCGATACGCAGAGTTTGCACCGTTACTGTTACAGGCATGGAAGAAGCACTTTGAGGCGAGGAAGGAAGACAAGGCGCCCAATGTGAGCAAGCTGCGCACAGATCTGCGCTTCATTGCAGAGCTCACCATCGTTGGCCTCTTCACAGACAAAGAGGGCCTGTCGCTGATTTATGAACAGCTGAAGAACATTATTGGCACCGACCGggagacacacactcatgtgtCTGTGGTAATCAGCTTCTGTAAGCACTGTGGGGACGACATTGCCGGTCTGGTTCCCCGCAAGGTGAAACTGGCTGCTGAGAAGTTCGGCTTGTCTTTCCCTCCGAGTGAGATCATcagcacagagaaacagcagcctTTCCAGAACCTTCTTCGAGAGTACTTCACATCACTCACCAAACACCTGAAGAAGGACCACCGGGAGCTGCAGAACATTGAGAGGCAGAACAG GCGAATCCTACATTCCAAAGGGGAGCTGAGTGAGGACAGACACAAGCAGTATGAGGAGTTTGCCACTTCCTACCAAAAGCTGCTGGCTAACACTCAGTCACTGGCTGATTTGCTGGATGAAAACATGCCAGAGCTACCTCAGGACAAGACTGTGCAGGAGG AGCACGGTCCTGGCATTGATATTTTCACCCCTGGGAAGCCTGGAGAATATGACCTGGAGGGAGGGATATGGGAAGATGAAGATGCTCGTAACTTCTATGAGAACCTGGTGGACCTGAAGGCCTTCGTCCCTGCCATTCTCTTCAAGGACAACGAGAAGAGCGGCCAGGGCAAAGAGAAGGAAG ATGGGAAAGAGGGGAAGGACACAGCCAGCAccacagaggagctggagctggagctggaggctCTGGACATCACTGATGAACCTCTGGAAATGGAGGGAGCAGAtgaggcagaaaatgaagaacTGGCCAAGAAACTGTTGGATGAGCAAG AACAAGAGGACGAGGAGGCCAGTACAGGGTCCCACTTGAAGCTAATCGTGGACGCATTCATCCAGCAGCTCCCCAACTGCGTCAACAGAGACCTCATAGACAAG GCTGCCATGGACTTCTGCATGAACATGAACACCAAATCCAACAGGAGGAAGCTTGTCCGAGCTCTCTTCACCGTCCCCAGGCAGAG GTTGGACTTGCTGCCCTTCTACTCTCGCTTGGTGGCAACTCTTCATCCCTGCATGTCAGATGTGGCAGAGGACCTCTGCTCCATGCTGAAGGGAGACTTCAGGTTTCAT atTCGGAAGAAGGATCAGATCAACATCgagaccaaaaacaaaacgGTCAGATTCATCGGAGAACTGGCCAAGTTTAAGATGTTCTCGAAAACTGACACGCTGCACTGTCTGAAG ATGCTACTGTCTGACTTCACACATCACCACATAGAGATGGCCTGCACACTGCTGGAGACCTGCGGCCGCTTCCTGTTCAGATCCCCCGATTCCCACCTGCGAACCAGCGTCCTGCTG gagcAAATGATGCGTAAAAAGCAGGCCCAGCATTTGGATGCCCGCTACGTGACGATGGTGGAGAATGCGTACTACTACTGCAACCCTCCACCCATGGAGAAGAcggtgaagaagaagaggccGCCACTGCAGGAGTATATCCGCAAGCTGCTCTACAAGGACCTGTCCAAGGTCACCACTGAGAAAGTGCTTAGGCAGATGCGCAAACTTCCATGGCAGGACCCCGAGGTCAAGAGCTACCTGATCTGCTGCATGGTCAACATCTGGAACGTCAAGTACAACAGCATCCACTGTGTGGCCAACCTGCTGGCCGGCCTGGTGGCCTACCAGGAGGATGTGGGCATCCACGTGGTGGACGGCGTGCTGGAAGACATCCGGCTGGGCATGGAG GTCAACCAGCCCAAGTTCAACCAGCGGCGGATAAGCAGCGCCAAGTTCCTGGGTGAGCTCTACAACTACCGGATGGTGGAGTCGGCCGTCATTTTCCGGAccctcttctccttcatctcctttGGGGTGAATCAGGACGGCAGCCCCAGCCCTCTGGACCCCCCCGAGCACCTTTTCCGCCTCCGTCTGGTCTGCACTTTGCTCGATACCTGTGGCCAGTACTTCGACCGCGGCTCCAGTAAGAGGAAGCTGGACTGTTTCCTCATCTACTTCCAG CGCTACATTTGGTGGAAGAAGAGCATTGATGTCTGGACCAAGGACCACCCATTCCCCATCGACATCGACTACATGATCAGCGACACCCTGGAGCTGCTCAGGCCCAAGATGAGGCTCAGCTGCTCCCTAGAGGAAGCCACCAAACAGGTCAATGACCTGGAGAGGGAAGTGCTCGTCAAGCTCG GTCTGGCCATGGGGAAAGATGGCCGCTCCAGCGCCATGAGTGAGGGGGAGGGGCTCGACGAAGAagacgacgacgatgatgaaGAGGGAGGTGCCGAGACTGAGGAGCAGTCAGGCAATGAAAGCGAAATGAACGAACAGGAAGAGGAT GATGGctcagaaaatgaagaagaagagagggaggaagaggaagaggagaacacCGACTACCTGACTGACTCCAATAAGGAAAACgagacagatgaggaaaatAAT GAGGTGACGATCCGTGGTGGCGGCTTGAAGCACGTGGCGTGTGCTGAGGATGAGGATTTCATTCAGGCTCTGGATAAGATGATGCTGGAGAACCTGCAG CAGCGCAGCGGCGAGGCGGTGAAGGTGCACCAGCTGGACGTGGCCATTCCTCTGCAGCTGAAGAGTCAGCTGAAGAAAGGCGGCTCCGGACAGACCTGCATTGGGGAGGGAGACTCGGACATCTCGGACACCATGCAGTTCGTCATGCTCACTCGAAAGGGCAACAAGCAGCAG
- the upf2 gene encoding regulator of nonsense transcripts 2 isoform X1 — MTDVCYATVSSMPAERKCSVNMDEKDVCSFSNKEKEKDRDGERRPARDKVKDEAKMSGKKDGGKEEKRKRLEEEKKKKEEKERKKKEEEKQKAEDEQKKKEEEEKRQQEEQEKKLQEEEAKRQREEEAALLKEKEEGHQLHQEAWERHQCRKELRSKNQNAHEGRPEEAFFSRLDSSLKKNTAFVKKLRTLTEQQRDSLSNDFASLNLSKYIGEAVSSVVEAKLKISDVGCAVHLCSLFHQRYAEFAPLLLQAWKKHFEARKEDKAPNVSKLRTDLRFIAELTIVGLFTDKEGLSLIYEQLKNIIGTDRETHTHVSVVISFCKHCGDDIAGLVPRKVKLAAEKFGLSFPPSEIISTEKQQPFQNLLREYFTSLTKHLKKDHRELQNIERQNRRILHSKGELSEDRHKQYEEFATSYQKLLANTQSLADLLDENMPELPQDKTVQEEHGPGIDIFTPGKPGEYDLEGGIWEDEDARNFYENLVDLKAFVPAILFKDNEKSGQGKEKEDGKEGKDTASTTEELELELEALDITDEPLEMEGADEAENEELAKKLLDEQEQEDEEASTGSHLKLIVDAFIQQLPNCVNRDLIDKAAMDFCMNMNTKSNRRKLVRALFTVPRQRLDLLPFYSRLVATLHPCMSDVAEDLCSMLKGDFRFHIRKKDQINIETKNKTVRFIGELAKFKMFSKTDTLHCLKMLLSDFTHHHIEMACTLLETCGRFLFRSPDSHLRTSVLLEQMMRKKQAQHLDARYVTMVENAYYYCNPPPMEKTVKKKRPPLQEYIRKLLYKDLSKVTTEKVLRQMRKLPWQDPEVKSYLICCMVNIWNVKYNSIHCVANLLAGLVAYQEDVGIHVVDGVLEDIRLGMEVNQPKFNQRRISSAKFLGELYNYRMVESAVIFRTLFSFISFGVNQDGSPSPLDPPEHLFRLRLVCTLLDTCGQYFDRGSSKRKLDCFLIYFQRYIWWKKSIDVWTKDHPFPIDIDYMISDTLELLRPKMRLSCSLEEATKQVNDLEREVLVKLGLAMGKDGRSSAMSEGEGLDEEDDDDDEEGGAETEEQSGNESEMNEQEEDDGSENEEEEREEEEEENTDYLTDSNKENETDEENNEVTIRGGGLKHVACAEDEDFIQALDKMMLENLQQRSGEAVKVHQLDVAIPLQLKSQLKKGGSGQTCIGEGDSDISDTMQFVMLTRKGNKQQFKILNVPLSSHLAANHFNQQQAEQEERMRMKKLTLDINERQEQEDYQEMMQSLAQRPAPANTNRERRPRYQHPKGAPNADLIFKTGGRRR, encoded by the exons ATGACCGATGTTTGTTATGCTACAGTTAGCAg TATGCCTGCTGAACGTAAGTGCTCAGTAAACATGGATGAGAAAGACGTTTGCTcctttagcaacaaggaaaaagaaaaggacagagatGGTGAGAGAAGACCAGCTCGCGATAAAGTAAAAGATGAGGCCAAAATGAGCGGTAAAAAAGATGGCGgcaaggaggagaagagaaagcgcctagaggaggaaaagaagaaaaaggaggaaaaggagagaaagaagaaagaggaggaaaaacagaaagcagaagacgaacagaagaagaaagaagaggaggagaagaggcagcaagaagagcaggagaagaaacTGCAAGAGGAGGAGGCCAAAAGACAACGTGAAGAAGAGGCAGCTCTCCTGAA ggaaaaggaggaggggcaTCAGCTGCACCAGGAGGCCTGGGAGCGCCATCAGTGCAGAAAGGAACTCCGCAGCAAGAACCAGAACGCCCACGAGGGTCGGCCTGAAGAGGCCTTCTTCAGCCGACTGGACTCCAGCCTTAAAAAGAACACTGCCTTTGTCAAGAAGCTGCGCACTCTGACCGAACAGCAGCGAGATTCACTCTCCAACGACTTTGCCTCGCTGAACCTCAGCAAGTACATCGGTGAGGCTGTGAGCTCTGTTGTTGAGGCCAAGCTGAAGATCTCTGATGTGGGCTGCGCTGTGCATCTGTGCTCTCTTTTCCACCAGCGATACGCAGAGTTTGCACCGTTACTGTTACAGGCATGGAAGAAGCACTTTGAGGCGAGGAAGGAAGACAAGGCGCCCAATGTGAGCAAGCTGCGCACAGATCTGCGCTTCATTGCAGAGCTCACCATCGTTGGCCTCTTCACAGACAAAGAGGGCCTGTCGCTGATTTATGAACAGCTGAAGAACATTATTGGCACCGACCGggagacacacactcatgtgtCTGTGGTAATCAGCTTCTGTAAGCACTGTGGGGACGACATTGCCGGTCTGGTTCCCCGCAAGGTGAAACTGGCTGCTGAGAAGTTCGGCTTGTCTTTCCCTCCGAGTGAGATCATcagcacagagaaacagcagcctTTCCAGAACCTTCTTCGAGAGTACTTCACATCACTCACCAAACACCTGAAGAAGGACCACCGGGAGCTGCAGAACATTGAGAGGCAGAACAG GCGAATCCTACATTCCAAAGGGGAGCTGAGTGAGGACAGACACAAGCAGTATGAGGAGTTTGCCACTTCCTACCAAAAGCTGCTGGCTAACACTCAGTCACTGGCTGATTTGCTGGATGAAAACATGCCAGAGCTACCTCAGGACAAGACTGTGCAGGAGG AGCACGGTCCTGGCATTGATATTTTCACCCCTGGGAAGCCTGGAGAATATGACCTGGAGGGAGGGATATGGGAAGATGAAGATGCTCGTAACTTCTATGAGAACCTGGTGGACCTGAAGGCCTTCGTCCCTGCCATTCTCTTCAAGGACAACGAGAAGAGCGGCCAGGGCAAAGAGAAGGAAG ATGGGAAAGAGGGGAAGGACACAGCCAGCAccacagaggagctggagctggagctggaggctCTGGACATCACTGATGAACCTCTGGAAATGGAGGGAGCAGAtgaggcagaaaatgaagaacTGGCCAAGAAACTGTTGGATGAGCAAG AACAAGAGGACGAGGAGGCCAGTACAGGGTCCCACTTGAAGCTAATCGTGGACGCATTCATCCAGCAGCTCCCCAACTGCGTCAACAGAGACCTCATAGACAAG GCTGCCATGGACTTCTGCATGAACATGAACACCAAATCCAACAGGAGGAAGCTTGTCCGAGCTCTCTTCACCGTCCCCAGGCAGAG GTTGGACTTGCTGCCCTTCTACTCTCGCTTGGTGGCAACTCTTCATCCCTGCATGTCAGATGTGGCAGAGGACCTCTGCTCCATGCTGAAGGGAGACTTCAGGTTTCAT atTCGGAAGAAGGATCAGATCAACATCgagaccaaaaacaaaacgGTCAGATTCATCGGAGAACTGGCCAAGTTTAAGATGTTCTCGAAAACTGACACGCTGCACTGTCTGAAG ATGCTACTGTCTGACTTCACACATCACCACATAGAGATGGCCTGCACACTGCTGGAGACCTGCGGCCGCTTCCTGTTCAGATCCCCCGATTCCCACCTGCGAACCAGCGTCCTGCTG gagcAAATGATGCGTAAAAAGCAGGCCCAGCATTTGGATGCCCGCTACGTGACGATGGTGGAGAATGCGTACTACTACTGCAACCCTCCACCCATGGAGAAGAcggtgaagaagaagaggccGCCACTGCAGGAGTATATCCGCAAGCTGCTCTACAAGGACCTGTCCAAGGTCACCACTGAGAAAGTGCTTAGGCAGATGCGCAAACTTCCATGGCAGGACCCCGAGGTCAAGAGCTACCTGATCTGCTGCATGGTCAACATCTGGAACGTCAAGTACAACAGCATCCACTGTGTGGCCAACCTGCTGGCCGGCCTGGTGGCCTACCAGGAGGATGTGGGCATCCACGTGGTGGACGGCGTGCTGGAAGACATCCGGCTGGGCATGGAG GTCAACCAGCCCAAGTTCAACCAGCGGCGGATAAGCAGCGCCAAGTTCCTGGGTGAGCTCTACAACTACCGGATGGTGGAGTCGGCCGTCATTTTCCGGAccctcttctccttcatctcctttGGGGTGAATCAGGACGGCAGCCCCAGCCCTCTGGACCCCCCCGAGCACCTTTTCCGCCTCCGTCTGGTCTGCACTTTGCTCGATACCTGTGGCCAGTACTTCGACCGCGGCTCCAGTAAGAGGAAGCTGGACTGTTTCCTCATCTACTTCCAG CGCTACATTTGGTGGAAGAAGAGCATTGATGTCTGGACCAAGGACCACCCATTCCCCATCGACATCGACTACATGATCAGCGACACCCTGGAGCTGCTCAGGCCCAAGATGAGGCTCAGCTGCTCCCTAGAGGAAGCCACCAAACAGGTCAATGACCTGGAGAGGGAAGTGCTCGTCAAGCTCG GTCTGGCCATGGGGAAAGATGGCCGCTCCAGCGCCATGAGTGAGGGGGAGGGGCTCGACGAAGAagacgacgacgatgatgaaGAGGGAGGTGCCGAGACTGAGGAGCAGTCAGGCAATGAAAGCGAAATGAACGAACAGGAAGAGGAT GATGGctcagaaaatgaagaagaagagagggaggaagaggaagaggagaacacCGACTACCTGACTGACTCCAATAAGGAAAACgagacagatgaggaaaatAAT GAGGTGACGATCCGTGGTGGCGGCTTGAAGCACGTGGCGTGTGCTGAGGATGAGGATTTCATTCAGGCTCTGGATAAGATGATGCTGGAGAACCTGCAG CAGCGCAGCGGCGAGGCGGTGAAGGTGCACCAGCTGGACGTGGCCATTCCTCTGCAGCTGAAGAGTCAGCTGAAGAAAGGCGGCTCCGGACAGACCTGCATTGGGGAGGGAGACTCGGACATCTCGGACACCATGCAGTTCGTCATGCTCACTCGAAAGGGCAACAAGCAGCAG